GGACAAAATCGGTATGCCTGCTTTTCTGTATGGAATCCCAGAGACGGTCAAACGATTTTTCGCCAAACCCTTCAAGCTGAAGGATCTGCTCCCGGTAACGGTCCAGATGATAGAGATCCTGGAAAGACATTATGTATCCGAGATCCAGAAACCGTTCCAGTGTGGCAGATGAGAGTCCTTCAATATTCATTGCCTTTTTGCCGGTAAAATGCTCGTATTTACGGAGAATCTGTGTGTCGCAGGACGGATTTCCGCAATGGACTGTCTCAATGATTCTGCCGTCAGATGCCTTTTTGCGGCAAATCCATGTTTTGGAGCTGCAGCAGGGGCAGAGCGGCGGAACAATATCATGGTACCGTCCACGGTCAAGATTTTCCTCAATATGGGGGATGATCATGTTCCGCTTTGAAACGAGAATCCGGCATCCTGGAACTAACTCCAGACCTTTGATAAAAGTAAGGTTGTGGAGGGATGCCCTGGAAACCTTACAGCCATCAATTTCAACCGTATCGAAGACTCCGACCGGTGCAATTTCCCCGGAGCGGGTAGGGGTCCATTCAATATCACGTAATACGGTTTCATACTGCTCATCTTCAAATTTATAGGCAAGCCCATCTTTGTAATGATGTCCGGTGCTGCCGCAGCTTTTGGAGTAGCTGAGGCTGTCGAAGATGGCAACAATACCGTCAATGGGGATCTGCTTTTCCGTTGCTTCCTTCCTGAGCTGCTCAATCGCTTCCTGTACCTGCTCCTGCGAAGGAACGGGATCTGTGAGGGCGATATACGGGCAGATGTCAAAACCGAACGGCTTTAACGAGGAAAGACGCAGCTTTCGGCTGTCGCTGTGAGGGATTTCCTCCAGTCCCTCCAATACATGGAATGGGGAGAAGTAGACACAGCGGGGAGCGCATTTTTCCGGATTCAGGCTTCGGACAGAGCCTGCGGCAAGATTCCGGGCATTCCGGTAAGGTTTGCCGCTGCTGTCAAAAAGTGTGTCCTTCAGCCGCAAAAAGTCGTCGGCATGGATATAGGATTCGCCGGTAATGACAAGCCTCTTTGTATAAGGAATAGTAAGAGGTACATTCCGGTAAGCCGGGATGTTATGGGTAATATCCTCGCCGGTTTCTCCATCGCCACGGGTAGACGCCTGTAAAAGCTTTCCGTTTTCATAGACCAGTTTTGTAGTCAGCCCGTCCAACTTCAGCATCAGCAGGGCTGGATTCCTAGTAAGGAGCGCGCAGATTTCCGATACCTGCTTTGTCTTGTCCAAAGAAAGCAGCCGGTGCGGGTGCGTTACCTTTGCAAGGCTGCTGACCGGATAATAGCCGACCGTCTGGGTAGGGGAATAGGAGAGAATGACTCCGGTTTCCTTTTCCAACGCAGCAAGCTCGTCGTACAGCCGGTCATATTCCTGATCCGTAATCGTGGGCGCATTTAAGTTATAGTAAGCGTTTCGGTGCTTATTCAGATTTTGGATAAGCTGTTTCATTCTGGTAATCTTTTGTTCCATTTTGGCCTCCTTTGAGCATTTTAATTGAATGGAAATCCTCCATAGTAGTGCTCCGGATAACGGAGCTGATTTCTGTTTTTCTTGGAACTGTTAGAAACAGAGCGGATGCTGCTGTTATCGTTTATCTCCCAGATCAGAGCACTTGAATCAACCTGCTCTATAAAAGAATTGTCGTTCATGCGCTGGACAGATGCATGCCCCCGAAGGGAAGATACACTGGCGTGATCAGACATGAAAAGCACGCGGGTATCCATATTCATACAGCCTATTCCGGTACTATCGCGCATACTTTTGACCAGGGTTGAATCGGACATGCTTTCTACATGGGATGTCTGGTTCATTTCACAGATAACAGAATATCCGCACAACTCTTTGATCTTGGAGAAATCATACATCTTACGGATACAGGAACTGCCGCATACGTATTCTGCAGTTGCGTGATTTCTCATCCGGTCGATGATAGAATCTTCACAGATGATGTGGGCGTTTCTGCAGACATCTTTTACATGGCAGTTTTTCAGAAAATAAAGACCGTCTGCGAGGACGCAAAGTTCCCTATGGAAAAAGACATGCTTTCTCCACCACCCGCAGGCTTCCTTCCGAAACATCTTGTCGTGCAGCTTGCTCTGGTACCAGTGTGGAAAAGTGGAAGAACCTTTATTCACATGCCATTTGGAAAAATGCTTTTTGGGGTCCATCCACCAGGCTCCATTGGCAGGAACCAGGGACAGGCGGATAAAATCACCGTCTGTCAGCATTTTCTTTTCCTCTTCTCCGATTTTATTGATTTCGCCTTCCAGATCCGGCAGCCCGCTTCCAGAAATAAAGACTGTGCCGTTCTTGAAAAGCATTCCATCAATGTACAGGTTCATCATAGAATCGTTCTCCTTTATTTTTATTTGTAAATATTGTTCGTATTTCCGGAAATTCGTTTCCGTTATCCTCCTTTCTTTCACGCACAGTTATCTGCTTTCGGATTTGCATAAAAAAAGAGAATGGACATTAAAATGCACATTCTCATACTTGCTGCAGGGGTCCTGCAAAATAAAAAAAGCCAGAAGCATCTGCGCAAGGGCAGAACTATCTTCTGACTGTCTTACAAACCTAAACCGCGTGTGATATATCCTTCTGGAATATACAAAAAATAATTACAGGATAAGTGTAACACTATATATAGAAAAAGTCAAACAATAAAACACTATATATTGTATAAAAGCAAAAAACATTATGTTTGGAGTAGGGGAATAAGAAATCTGTAATGGAACTGTATGATACAGCTTGCCATATTTATTAGCATAGCTGTTTCCTAAAATTGGTATGGGTTTTTGTGCAACTGGTTGAGAAAGAAGCGTATTTAATATGGCAGTATTTTATATAATTACCTTGTATTTTGTACATAATTCTGCTATAATAATGAACATGAAAGGAGGCGTATAGCATGCCACAGATTAGACCGATTACAGACCTTAGAAATACTACTGAGATTTCCGAGCTTTGCCATGCAAAGCGCGAACCGCTTTTTATTACAAAGAACGGCTATGGAGATTTGGTGGTTATGAGCATTGAAGCATACGAGGAACTGATAGAGACAGCGAGGACAGACGCAGCAATCAGTGAAGCTGAACAGGAATATGCTGCTGACGGCGTTTTACTGGATGCCAGAGAAGCGCTTTCTTCTTTACGGAGGAAACACTTTGGATAAATATGTTGTAAAACTCTATACACGCGCTTATCGAGATCTGGATGACATTTATACTTATATTGCCGAAGCTCTCTTAGAACCAGATACTGCTTTGAAAATGGTTGATGAATTAGAAGAGGCGATTTTCAGTCTTGAGCAGTTACCGGAACGTGGTGCAATTCGCCGTGTTGGCGCTTATGCAGGCGGAAATTACCGTCAGTTATTTGTCAAAAATTATTGTATTATTTACCGTTTAATGAAGAAAAACAAAGAAGTGCATATCCTTACAGTACGGTATACGCCGAGCAATTTCTAAAATCGAATAGACGGTAAATAGGAAAGAGGGAATCGTTTTCTCGCCATATCGGGTTTAACCCTTGACAGGCAAAATAAACATAACGGAGATATACATATGTTTGACGAAGATTTAAGAGAAGAGCTTACTCCTGTTTTCTATGTCGGAAAAACTGATATGGATGAATACCAGGCGGAACTGGCTCTTTTGAACTATTTCGGATCATTTGAAACAAATGATATAGCGGTGGAGATACTGGAGCGGATTTTAACGTTGGATACGAATGATGGCACAGGTGCTAATACAAACGATACGTCCCTCATCAATCGGGCAGAACTGAAGTCAGTGCTGGAAACAGCGGTAAATGGTGAAATCAGACTGATTGAAGAGATGGTTATTTCCGGTAGTCTGGACATTGACGGCGTACCAATGACAAGTGCTGCGATCTGGGAGGAAGACGCTGCCAAATTGCGGAAGCTGGACTTGAAAGCGGTATCAGAGAATATTTCGCCAGAGTTTTCCGGATGGCTTTATGAAGTCTATGAGAAAGTAAGAGAACTGTGAGCAATAAGAGAGCTATCTGAACTATAGTGGGAATGTATAAATTGGGAGCAGCACCAGGATAAACAGGAGGCAGGAAGATGCAGCATGAATGTAAGATAACGGTTCTGGAAACAAAGGTATTTGCGGATTATCAGGAAAAGTATCTTGCGGATCCGAAATCTGGCCCATGCCCGTGCTTTAAAGCAGGGGATATGTTTTTACTGAAAAGGACCAGCGAAAGAGACGATTTCTATCATTTGATGGATGGCAAATTCTGTGGTGAAGCATGGGATGCAATCAGCCGGTATGTTTACACGGCATTACAGGGAGGCTCTATCATGCACAAGTGGACGAATGATGAGCGGATGATGATCGCCTGTTGTAATGACGGAACCAGACCTGTCATATTTAAAATCGAGAGAATTGATATACCGGAAACGGAAGAAGAAAAACGATGGCTTGAAAAACAGAATTTTAAAAACTCGGCAGATGACGCATATACTGGATAGAACGGCTTAAATTCCGGAATAGAACGTTTTTCGCAGAAAACAGGAAGGATTGCAGATACTGACTCTAAAAACTGTAACTAAAAGAGCCGCTCGGAGGCGGCTCAGATATTTCTGTTTATTTTTTTTGAATGGATATAATTCCCTTTCGCATCATATTCTCCGGAGGCCAGCAACTCTTTGCGGAAACCATTGAGCAGGGAGCGGAATCTTTTCCCGCTTTCTACAGTGGTAAGCATGGTAAGCGCATCGATCAGGCCGTTGATATGTCCCTGCACCATACAGTAGTGGTACAGGTCATCATCAGGAGATAAGGAGGAAAGCGTATCCTCTAAAGCTTTTTGCTTTTGACGGAGCCATTCATTCCAGATGTCCAGTTCTAAATCAGTCATGGTTAAATTCCCCCAGATATTTATTTTTTCTTTGTCTCAAAATTTGGAAAAGGAAGCTCCACTTCAGTAATCGCCCATTCAATCCAGTCGCCGCTAATAACGGCAGTGGCACTGAAAGTATCAAGAGAGGTATTTTCTTTTTCATCCACTGTCTGGGTAATACCTTCTAAAGCTGTGCGGAAGCTTTTTTCCATTTTGTGATAAGCATCCTCGTAAGAGAAGGATACAAGCGGGTCATTTAATCCGGTATTATAGCTGGTTAAGATATAGATCTTCATGTACATTTCCTCCTTTAAGCCGCGGGATATTCCATCAGATTCGGATTTTCAAATTCATGGATATAAATGTCTGAATCCTTCAAAAGCACTTTGAGCGCATCCAGAGATTCCGCTTCATAGCCGAGATTCCGGAAGCATTCCAGGATGTCCTCTGCTAAAGCAAACGGATGATCATATTCCAGTTCTTCTGTGATGCGTTTCCCAGACGGTGTAATTAATTCCTCGTCCCGTATGCTGACCATATAGCGGTCAGGAAAATACTTTCCGGAAGTGTCTGTATTATAATAAATTCCTTCTCCGGGTTCGATACTCAGCATCACAAATTCCACGTCATAAATATCCGCTATGGCAGCATAGGCTTCAATAAGCGGAGTCCAGGCGGCTTCTGCGCTTAACAGAATATCATCTTCATTCCATTCCATGTAACTTACAACGCCGCGCAAATGGAGACCGGTGGCGTCAATTCCTTTATATTTAAAAAGGTTTCCAATTTGTGCTTTATCTGCATCCGGGCAGATAACAATGGATGCTTCCAAATCGTCCCAGAGAGACTGAAGTCCCTCCGGATTTGTTTTGGAAAAGAAGTAAACATCATCGTCACATATATTTGCCATTATTCGTCCTCCTCTGATTCTGCTTCTTCTCCGAAACCTGGGACAGAAAGAATATGGTCACAGCTTTTCAAATCTGGATCGTTCTGCAATTCCAGGTAAACGGCGTCACGCTGTTCGCTTGTAGCATAGTCTTCATCTAATTCCGTAATCTCAATCTGGATATTGGGATCAGACGAAAGGACGGCACTGATAATGCCGCCCTCGATGACAATGGCAACCCTGGGTTTGGGTGCTGGCTTTCTGCCTTTTTGCATGGATGATAAAACGTCACTATAATGCGCGGCTTCAGTAAGGTTTGCCGGATAAAATCCGGGAATTGCTGAAATCTGTTCAAGCATGGCATCATGTGTAGCTTCATCCATAGTAAAACAGTCAAGTTCAGCTATTACCACAGAGGTGTCCGGTGTCTGGCAAAGGACCTGGAGCAGTTCTTTTTCATCCATGAGCAGAATGATTTTTTCCGGTTCGGGCTGGTCTGCAGCCTTTTGGTATAATCCTTTGGAAATGCCGGATTCCATATCGTCAATTACGGCATCCAGGGTGTCATTATAAGCAATACCGCAGTCTTCTTTTTTCTGGTAGATTTCATAAGCGGCATCCAGCAGAGCGGCATCATCAGCCAGAGTTTCATAATTGAAATTGCGAAGACCAATTTCATCCTCCCGCCGTTCTATGCAGCGGTTTATAAAATCAGCTTCCCAATAGATCCGCTGCTGTCTGCGGTAGATTTCATCAACCGTCTGCTGTGGCAGGCTGATGGGCGTATTCGGATATATTTTCTGGTATTTGTTCATTTGTGTTTTCCTCCATAATGGGTTGTGAAATATCTTTTGGTTGCTTGATATAGATTAGGAGTTTTCCGCTAAGATCCAGATCCCGCTCTATCCAGGCATTATTTTCATAAACTTTTCTGGTAATTGTGTTATAAATAATCGGATCGGCGTCTAAATTTTCCGGGTCTGCTACAAGACAGTTTTTCATTGCAATATAAGGTTCAAGGGCAACTTCAATCTGCCTGCGCAGTTCCAGGGCGATTATATGCAGTTTATGTACATTATAGGTATGCGACAGGCAAAGACTAATCTGTCTTACCAGGCCGGATTCATCAATCGTCTGGTTAATAAGATCCGACTGCGCATCAATAGAAGCATCCGGGTTTACCGGGATGTCCGTGATTACAATTTCCCGCACGAATTCGCTGGCAGTTTCATTAATCTGCCGGAGCAGAGCCTCGTAAGGTTCTTTATAGACCGTCCGTAGCGTTTCCAACGGTACGTTTTCCCTGTTCTTTTTAAGAGTGGAGAGCAGCTTTTCCAGGCTGCTCCCCAGTTCATAAATGGTCAAGCGCACATCACCTCGTTTGTGTTTGGAACTGACGTATAACTGAGCCGGTAAAGAGTGTTGCAGGTACGAAATACCACGCCGCTGGACGATACTTCCAGAATTTCTTTTACTGGGGAGGTCAGGATAGAATTTTGTCCACCTTGTAAAATAAAAGCCCGCTCGTTTACGCGCAGAGGCAGGGATAAAAAGCCGCTTAAAGCAATCGTCTTTTCATTTCTGGTATTTACAGGATAAAATGTTCTGATTTTTTTATTTTTCATGTTTTTGTACCCTCCCTTCAGATCAGTTCCATTTTCCGAAGCCGACAACGCATCCTGCTGAAGCGGCTGCTGACACCGTAAACGGTAATGCTACATTTTTCAGCGATTTCACGGTAGGTATAACCATCGGCTTTTAAATGGACCATTTCTTTTTCCTTTGGAGTCATACAGGAAAGCAGCTCTGTCAGAAGAATTTGGTTGTCCAGAGCTTCTGCTAAATGTGCCAGCCTGTCAGGAAGAAACGCTTCCAGTTCCAGAACTTCCTCATTTAAGGAGGCAATGGCAGCGGTGCGCTTGTCACGGCTGCGGTTATAGTATTCTCTGGCAACACAGTCTTTCATATTGCGCCAGGCAATCGTGCTGAACGCATACCGGGAAAGCTCCGGTTTTTCCAGATATTCCTGTACAGCTAACAAATAACCGAAAATAACAATATCGTAAAATTCTGCCTCATCCAGTTGGTGATGGGATAAGAAGCGGGTTACGATGCTGTGATGGGTATCGGCAAACTGCCGCTGTTCTTCATTTAATTTACAAATTTTTCTCATGGTCATTCTCCTTCTTTTTCATTGATTTCGTGTTCCAACATACTGGCAATCAGCTTTGCACAGCAGTTTTCTGTATCTGTGAGGGGATCTTTGGAAAGCACCGCAAGAAACATGGGATGCCTGGTATGGATAGGAAAAATGGCGGATACGGGTTCACGGTAAGGAGGCATAAAAACTGCCTGTCCGGTATCCGTCGGTTTTTCCACTGATTTTTTCATATAAACAGACAGGGAATCCGGCAGGGAAGCACCATCCGGAAAGTATGCACCTGCAGCGGCAATTACCTGGCTCTCAGAACACAGGCAGACCGGATGCCGGATGCTGTTGTTCAGGATCGTCAGGAAGCTTTTGACCCGCCGGTAATCCGTAAGGATACTGCCGCATTTGCGCAGGTGGATTTCCTGGTCGATCAGCTCCACCTGCAGCGGTTCCCCATCTGTCAGTTTTAGAAATCTGCGGATTTTAGCAGGGATCACAATGCGTCCCTGGAAATCCATATTGCAGATATCTGCGTATTTCATGAAGGTCACCTTCTTTCTTCCAAAGAAAGAAGCAGCCTTTCGGCTGCTTCCATTCTGAAATCTGTTATGCGGCATAGGGAGAAGCCTGTGCCGGGTTCTGATATTGTCCGTTCTGCGCCTGTGCCTGCATCTGTTTCTGGGCCTGCTGGTTTGCGTATGCCTGTTTTCCATTGGTGATGAGGGCTGATGAGATACAGCTTTCCCAATTGGAAATATAAGAGGCAGTACGCATGAGCAGTGTATACAGATCCATATCCGTAAGCTGGATAAATGCGGTTTTCTCTGTAATGAAGCTGCCGGCTTTCATATAGGCGCCGCCATTCTGGTTTTGTATTTTGATGCCTTTCCCATTCACAATCTGGATCCGCCAGGGGCTTTTCATTGGCCGCCCGTTCGGATCGGTGGCATGGCGGGAAATGGAAAACTGCTGTGCAGTAGAATAACCCTGCCCGTCCGGAGCACCGTAGATTTTGCTCTGGGACCATTCATATTCCTGAAAACCGGCGGTGATCTTGCTTAAAAAGAACTGGATCTGCTCCGGAGCCAGGTTAAACTGGGTGATGATATTGTTCTGCCCGGTGCCGTTGGAATAATCCTGGACTGTCACGCCGATGAGGGAATGGACTTTACGCCCGTTCTCTGAATATTCTCCTTTGGCATGGAGCTGCGCATAATTGGTTAGGGATGCGTAGCGGAGGCGGTCATAGGTGGCAATCAGTTTCCGGTCTGTCTGTATTTTGACGATCTGATCGGAAAAGCGTTTTTGTTCATTTGCGTTCATATCTCTGTGTCCTTTCTTTTTTACACCAGATGCTGTTTTACCAGCAGGGCTGTGTTTTTGGGGAGATCTCCCAGATTCGTGATATCCAGGAAGCCATCCTTATAGATCCGTTTGATACATTCCTTATCTGAGCCGATAGCGGCGGCAAACAGGGTGATGCCCCGGCGGGCGTATTCTTTCTTGATCCCGCGTAGGTCTGCTTCTGCTTCCGTTCCATAATAGCCATCGTCAGCAGGCTACCCGTCAGAAATGATGATCAGGAGCTTCCGCTTTTCCGGACGTTTTACAAGGCGCTCCGCAGTAAAGCGGAGTGCTGCCCCGTCGCGATTCCCGCCCCGTGCGCTCATATCCATCAGGCGGTAACAGTCCGTATCATTTACGGAATCAAAGCTGGCATAGGAATAAAGCTCGACTCCGTATCCCGTGGAATGCCCGTAGATTTCAATGGGAATCCCAAGGCCGCGGCAGAAATTGTAAAGTACAATCGCTGTTTTGCGTGCATGGGTAATGCGGTCACGGGATGACATGGAACCACTTTCGTCGATCAGAACCGCAACCGCCATTTTCGCTTCCTCATCCGGAAGGCGGATCCGCATAAAAAAGGTACCGTCTTCATGATACAGGGAACGGGTATCCAGCCGTTTCCCGAACAACAGGTTCTTCATCTTCCCTCCTTCACTTTCTTCCCTTAAAAGCGGGGCAATGGTTGCCTGGAGCCTTTTGGAAGCCTTTAATAAGGGAGGGGCGATTGCCTGGTACTGGCGGATTATGTCCTCCGTCACATAGGCGATCCGGTTGACGGTTACATGGATACCGGCATGGGCATCTCCGTAATGGATGTCATTGGCTGCTTTTTGAAGTTCTTCTGTTAATTCCTGTTGGTACTGGATTTCTGCTTTCTCCTCTGCAACCTCATTGAGGATGCGGAAAAGGTCGTCGGCAGATTTTTCATAACCAGAACCGAGATACTGATGGTTGTAGGTAATTCCGGGATTGCTGCCCTCTAAAATTGCTGTGGTTTTCGCAAGGGCAATCCGGTTGCCTTCTTCCTTTACCACATCCTGTGCATGGCGCATCAGGTTCTGCCGGTTGTCGGCAGACATCTGAGGCGGCGTAGCTTCCTGTGTTCCTTTCCCATCTTCCTGCCCGGAGTCTTCTGTATCCTGATCGGATGGCAGCGGTGAGCCGCCCTGTATCTGCCCACCCAGGAGGGAATCCAGAAGGCTGCCTGCTTTTTCTTTTCCTTTGGATTTCAGGCGCTCTTCCATGTCTTTGACCAGAGGCTTGATATATTCCCATAAAAAGATGAGGAGATAGTTGGAAGCACGGTAGCGTTCCTTGACGTCATCGGAATACAGGGAATTATCAATCACCGGGATACAGTCTTCCAGGATATCCAGATATGGCCCTGTGTATCCGGAAAGGTTATTGATCGCCCCGGTACGGCAGTATTGAAGGATCAGGTTTACCATAATGGAAAAATCCTCATAGCCTTCGTCAATCTGCTGTTGGATGGACGGCATCTGCTCCGCCATCCGCAGGTTATTCAGCTCAATGCCCAGCTTAAAAGTACCGGGATAAGCTTCACACACGCAGCCTTCTATGTAGATATCCTCAAGGATGTTGCTGATGTGGGCGGCGCATTTCTCAAGAGTCATACAGCCTGCCTGACTTTTCACTTCCATAAGTTCCGTGATCTCATCCAGGTTCTGTTGGTACTGCGGGGAAGAGAGCGTGGGAGGTTC
This is a stretch of genomic DNA from Marvinbryantia formatexigens DSM 14469. It encodes these proteins:
- the ligA gene encoding NAD-dependent DNA ligase LigA; the protein is MEQKITRMKQLIQNLNKHRNAYYNLNAPTITDQEYDRLYDELAALEKETGVILSYSPTQTVGYYPVSSLAKVTHPHRLLSLDKTKQVSEICALLTRNPALLMLKLDGLTTKLVYENGKLLQASTRGDGETGEDITHNIPAYRNVPLTIPYTKRLVITGESYIHADDFLRLKDTLFDSSGKPYRNARNLAAGSVRSLNPEKCAPRCVYFSPFHVLEGLEEIPHSDSRKLRLSSLKPFGFDICPYIALTDPVPSQEQVQEAIEQLRKEATEKQIPIDGIVAIFDSLSYSKSCGSTGHHYKDGLAYKFEDEQYETVLRDIEWTPTRSGEIAPVGVFDTVEIDGCKVSRASLHNLTFIKGLELVPGCRILVSKRNMIIPHIEENLDRGRYHDIVPPLCPCCSSKTWICRKKASDGRIIETVHCGNPSCDTQILRKYEHFTGKKAMNIEGLSSATLERFLDLGYIMSFQDLYHLDRYREQILQLEGFGEKSFDRLWDSIQKSRHTDFVRYLVAMDIPMIGRTKSRILNEIFQGSLDDFEAAAAGDYDFSTLEDFGEILNHNIHSWFSDEENLHLWKELQKEFTFESKEENTMKETRENPFRGRTVVATGKLEHFTRDGINTKILELGGKPGSSVTKKTDYLICGEKAGSKLSKAQELGIPVLTEQEFLDMIA
- a CDS encoding type II toxin-antitoxin system prevent-host-death family antitoxin, with the translated sequence MPQIRPITDLRNTTEISELCHAKREPLFITKNGYGDLVVMSIEAYEELIETARTDAAISEAEQEYAADGVLLDAREALSSLRRKHFG
- a CDS encoding type II toxin-antitoxin system RelE/ParE family toxin — translated: MDKYVVKLYTRAYRDLDDIYTYIAEALLEPDTALKMVDELEEAIFSLEQLPERGAIRRVGAYAGGNYRQLFVKNYCIIYRLMKKNKEVHILTVRYTPSNF
- a CDS encoding nitric oxide reductase activation protein NorD, yielding MNSNQKKLQQMIRDQSLTLTDEELFLSSAYQKYQTSMAKAATSRYRQGLQVLLEWDASESAGVACTDNNKIHINAANRITQSFPSRILRSESISGLNGHETGHLLYTDFTTLALYLKSISKGSFYPEPPTLSSPQYQQNLDEITELMEVKSQAGCMTLEKCAAHISNILEDIYIEGCVCEAYPGTFKLGIELNNLRMAEQMPSIQQQIDEGYEDFSIMVNLILQYCRTGAINNLSGYTGPYLDILEDCIPVIDNSLYSDDVKERYRASNYLLIFLWEYIKPLVKDMEERLKSKGKEKAGSLLDSLLGGQIQGGSPLPSDQDTEDSGQEDGKGTQEATPPQMSADNRQNLMRHAQDVVKEEGNRIALAKTTAILEGSNPGITYNHQYLGSGYEKSADDLFRILNEVAEEKAEIQYQQELTEELQKAANDIHYGDAHAGIHVTVNRIAYVTEDIIRQYQAIAPPLLKASKRLQATIAPLLREESEGGKMKNLLFGKRLDTRSLYHEDGTFFMRIRLPDEEAKMAVAVLIDESGSMSSRDRITHARKTAIVLYNFCRGLGIPIEIYGHSTGYGVELYSYASFDSVNDTDCYRLMDMSARGGNRDGAALRFTAERLVKRPEKRKLLIIISDG
- a CDS encoding AbrB/MazE/SpoVT family DNA-binding domain-containing protein: MKYADICNMDFQGRIVIPAKIRRFLKLTDGEPLQVELIDQEIHLRKCGSILTDYRRVKSFLTILNNSIRHPVCLCSESQVIAAAGAYFPDGASLPDSLSVYMKKSVEKPTDTGQAVFMPPYREPVSAIFPIHTRHPMFLAVLSKDPLTDTENCCAKLIASMLEHEINEKEGE
- a CDS encoding sigma-70 family RNA polymerase sigma factor translates to MRKICKLNEEQRQFADTHHSIVTRFLSHHQLDEAEFYDIVIFGYLLAVQEYLEKPELSRYAFSTIAWRNMKDCVAREYYNRSRDKRTAAIASLNEEVLELEAFLPDRLAHLAEALDNQILLTELLSCMTPKEKEMVHLKADGYTYREIAEKCSITVYGVSSRFSRMRCRLRKMELI
- a CDS encoding TIGR04076 family protein, with the translated sequence MQHECKITVLETKVFADYQEKYLADPKSGPCPCFKAGDMFLLKRTSERDDFYHLMDGKFCGEAWDAISRYVYTALQGGSIMHKWTNDERMMIACCNDGTRPVIFKIERIDIPETEEEKRWLEKQNFKNSADDAYTG